The stretch of DNA CCTCAGCGTCTGCTTCATCAGCATGTGCATCCTCTCCATCTCCACCATCAACGTGGAGCGCTACTACTACGTGGTGCACCCCATGCGCTACGAGGTGAGGATGACGGTGGGGCTGGTGGCCTGCGTCCTGGTGGGCGTCTGGCTCAAAGCCGTGGCCACCTCCCTCGTCCCCGTCTTGGGTTGGTTGTCCCCCGACCACCAccgccccccgccgccgccggcgCCTCCCGCCGGCCGAGGTTGCTCCTTGCAATGGAGCCGCGGTCCTTACTGCAAGTTCTTCGTGGTCTTTTTCGCCGCCTTTTacttcctcctgcccctcctcaTCATCGTGGTGGTCTACTGCAGCATGTTCAAGGTGGCGCGGGTGGCCGCCATGCACCACGGGCCGCTGCCCACCTGGATGGAGACCCCGCGGCGGCGCCGCTCCGAGTCGCTCAGCAGCCGCTCCACCATGGTCACCACCTCGGGAGCTCCCCGGACCACCCCGCAGAGGACGTTCGGAGGGGGCAAAGCCGCCGCCATCCTCTTAGCCGTGGGGGGCCAATTCCTCTTCTGCTGGTTGCCCTACTTCTCCTTCCACCTCTACACCgccctcagctcccagcccttggtGGGGCCGGCGGCTGAGACCGTGGTCACTTGGCTCGGTTACTTCTGCTTTACCTCCAACCCTTTCTTCTACGGGTGCCTCAACCGGCAGATCCGGGCCGAGCTGGGCCGGCTCCTGACCTGTTTCTTCAAGCAGCCGCCCGAGGAGGACCTGCGGCTGCCCAGCCGGGAGGGTTCCATCGAGGAGAACTTCCTGCAGTTCCTGCAGGGCACTGGTTGCCCGCCCGAGCCCCGCCCCCGCACCCCTAGCCCCAAGCGGGACCAGCCCCCCATCGATTTTCGCATCCCGGGGCAGATCGATGAGGACGCGGTGGAGGGCTCGGAGCAACGCGATGGGGATGGGCTCTGTGTGCCCGTGGGGGCCTCTCCCAAACCTGAGCTGTAGCTGGTGGGGTAGGGGAGGTTGGGGACAAACATGGTTGCAAGGGCGGAGCTGGTCTGAGTTGCCTcgctggggtggggtggggggtctGCGACGTCGCCATAGGGGTCGGGGGTCCCATAGGAAGGGCCGCTGGGTTTGGGCACAAGCCTAGGGAAGCTGTGCCATAGCGGGGCCAAGGGGCTTAGGCTTGGGGGTCATCCCCATCCTGGCGAAGGGTCTCAGGAGGGTCGTCCCCCAGGTCCCCATCACCCCCCCCTCAGCCAGCCAGGcgatggggctgggagcagggtgcCCCTAGAGGGACGTCTGAGTCTCCTCCCTGACCCCTGCCCCTTCCAGGCCGTCCCTTGCTTCTCTAACACCACTCACCCTGTGCCCACCCCACAGCCGGGGGGACCGAGGCCTGGCCCTCCGGGGGtgcacagggctggagcccctcaGCACGGGGCAGGCGCGGGGGGGAGCTGCAAACAGACCCAGGGCGGGCTGGGGCCGGGGTCGGCGTGGTGGGGGCTGGTgtggggccgggccgggcttGAGGGGTGCTGGGCTTAGGGTCAGGCCCAGGCCCAGCTCGGTGTGAGGCCGGCCGAGACCctgtgtggggctgggctggagctggagttCTGTGTGGGACCAGCGCGGGAGCTGCCATGGCCCCACCGCGGCCTACGGCTCCCTCCACGCCCCACTGTGGCGAGGCGGAAATGAGGAGCTGCTGCGGGCTCCCCCAGAGGCGGAAGTAAAGCTGCCTCGGCTCCCATCATGCCCCGCTCCACCGAGGCGGAAGCCAGGCTCAGGTCTCCGTTCCCATCATGCCCCTCTCCACCGAGGCGGAAGTTCCACCTTCAGCTCCCATCCCGCAGCGCGGGGACTGCACTTCCCGTGGTGCCCCGCGGCCGCAGCCCCGGATATCCGGTTCCGCCTGAGGGAGCCGCCCGGGCCGAGGCAGGCGAGAGGCTCAGCCCCGCTCCGGCCCCGCTCCCGTCCCGCTCCCGTCCCGCTCCCGGCGGCTGGGCCGCTCCGCCGCCCTTCCCCCACCCCGCCGCCGCCATGGGTTGCACGCTGAGCGCCGAGGACAAGGCGGCGGTGGAGCGGAGTAAGATGATCGACCGCAACCTGCGGGAGGACGGCGAGAAGGCGGCCAAGGaggtgaagctgctgctgctcggTGAGGAGCGGGCCGAGGGCAGGCTTGGAGGGGACTCCGAGGGGTGTAAAGCGCTCCGGAGGAAGGTGTTTGGGAGtgagagggctctggggagggcgttaagaggctgagagagctgtggGGAAAACGTTAAGGAGCTGAGAGGGCTCTGAAGAGGGTCTCAGGGGgctgagaaggctctggggaggctgttagggagctgggagggctctggggaggctgTTAGGGAGctgagagggctctggggaggctgctAGGGAGctgagagggctctggggaggctgctAGGGAGctgagagggctctggggaggctgctAGGGAGctgagagggctctggggaggctgctaaggagctgggagggctctggggaggctgttagggagctgggagggctctggggaggctgTTAGGGAGctgagagggctctggggaggctgTTAGGGAGctgagagggctctggggaggctgctagggagctgggagggctctggggaggctgctagggagctgggagggctctggggaggctgctagggagctgggagggctctggggaggctgctagggagctgggagggctctggggaggctgctag from Indicator indicator isolate 239-I01 unplaced genomic scaffold, UM_Iind_1.1 iindUn_scaffold_187, whole genome shotgun sequence encodes:
- the GPR61 gene encoding G-protein coupled receptor 61; the encoded protein is MEPSLPAPWGWNGSRGARGLQPSPSPMPPNGTADAKPKDVASKSVGLFFMLLLDLVAIVGNAAVMTVIVKTPALRKFVFVFHLCLVDFLAALTLMPLEMLSGSAVFESPVLGEALCRVYLFLSVCFISMCILSISTINVERYYYVVHPMRYEVRMTVGLVACVLVGVWLKAVATSLVPVLGWLSPDHHRPPPPPAPPAGRGCSLQWSRGPYCKFFVVFFAAFYFLLPLLIIVVVYCSMFKVARVAAMHHGPLPTWMETPRRRRSESLSSRSTMVTTSGAPRTTPQRTFGGGKAAAILLAVGGQFLFCWLPYFSFHLYTALSSQPLVGPAAETVVTWLGYFCFTSNPFFYGCLNRQIRAELGRLLTCFFKQPPEEDLRLPSREGSIEENFLQFLQGTGCPPEPRPRTPSPKRDQPPIDFRIPGQIDEDAVEGSEQRDGDGLCVPVGASPKPEL